AAAATCTCAATTCCCTACTTTGTCTTGGTTTCAAAGCGTTTCTGTTAGAAAACGCATTATATCCAAGACCGTGCAAATCTAACTATCGCTTCCGGCCGATTTGCACACGGCTGGGTTTCCGGAAAGTTAAACAATTTTCTAAGGTTTTCGGCTTCGGTTGGTTCGCGTGCAAACGGCAGAAGCTAGGCGTTAAATCATTCATATGATAATATTTTTTGTCCCAATCATATTGATCATCGTTGTTTTTTCGAACAAGGACATCATTAATAGGGTACAAGCATCAGGAATGAGTTATATTGAAATTTGCCATGTTTCTTTTTGCCTTGAGTTAGAAACTCTGTACAATCCATATGTGAAAAATTTGGATTCCCTCGTATTCGATTACGGATTCTATTCTGGGACTGGTGAAATATTGACAATTGCTTCCGATAATGATTCAAGAGTATATAGTGTTTTAAACAATGTTTTTAATGTCACTGGTACTAATAAGCCTGTTCAAGAAGAAAAAGTATCATTAAAGGTTGAAAAAGACACATTAATAGTTAAAGAAAAATGTGTTGTCTTCTATTACAAATCCACGGAAGAATGGGAGCAAGTAAGTGAGACAGAAGAATTATATCTAATAGAAGAATACTCTGATTATTTTAATTATCTGGAAAGATTTGAAAGCTTATACGCTGACTCCCTGAGGTATTACGGTATCAAATTGGTCATATCGATCAATAGGTATATTTCGTTTTCAGGACTAAATAAGGAAACATTTTTTGATAGAGCAAGTTATAGTAATCTGGGGATAATTTGTTTTTCGCCAGATTCTGCTATACAAATTAACTCTGGTGTTAATATTGAATCTGGATATCTTAGAATTATCAATGAGTATTTTGGTCTAAGTATCCAGGAGTCGAAATTATCAGATAATTTTCCAGAATAATTCTAGCTATCCTTTCGTGCGTACGCTGTCGACAGTGTTTCCGGCAGCGTCGCTCATAAAAGTTGTTAAATACTAATAAAACGAGATAATATGAAGATTCTGCTTTTAATCCTTTTACCACTTTCCCTATTTTCCTGTGTAGCAATCACGAAAATGAAGGATTCCTCTGATACTAAATTGGAAAAGACATCTGTGGCCGTGGTTGATACAACCAAAGAATACGAAATCGCGGATACGTTGCCTGAAATGAAGAAGGGCCTTTCAGAACTGGCGAGCAGACTAGTCATACCAACTGAATTTTTGAACTCAGGGTTAGAAAATGGAACAGTTGTTGTTCGTGCATTGATTGGAATAAATGGGAAGGTCATTAAGACTTCAATTATAAAAAGTCTTGGTTATGGGTGTGATGAACAAGTTGTTTCTGCCTTGAATGAGACTCCGTTTTCACCGGGTGTCATAAAGGGTACAGCGGTGAAAGTGTGGATAACTATTCCGATTAGATTTAAGAAATAAATGCTATAGAATGGCAACGTAGAATCACATTGCTGCCGTTTTCGATAGCTGTCATCTGTGTCCTGATCCGATTCGGATGGTAAGGTAACTGAATTAGTATTTCATGAGTCCGCAAATTTAGAATTGTGATACATTTCCAATTGAACCTATTTTAAAAACGAGGATGAGAAAATGAAAATAGCTGGGATACTATTGGTGACTTCGCTGCTTATTTCATGTAGTAATCATACTGATAGTAATTTGATATACGGGAAGTGGGCCACAGTTAAAACGGAAATGATGGTTCATAATGCAGATGATGTCAACGAATTTGAATGGAACAATCCTATTGAAAAAGCTCCCGGGTACCTCATCATCAATAACGATGGAAGTTCAAAAAGTGGCATGTATGAAGAATCAATGGTACAATCTACCTATAAATTCAAGGATTCCACAATGATTTTTTACTCCCATTATTTCGTTCCCATGTCAGAATATACGGTGCTTCGATTGGATTCAGCATACCTGATAATTGAATCTAAGGATATGGACAGAATGAGACATTATCTGGTGAGAGTAAAATGATGCCTGCTATCGTGGTAGTGATTACAAAAAAAATAATATAAAAGGAATAGTCATGATTCGTGCTCTTTTAATTCTTTTCAGTATGACGTTTTCACACGTCGTTTCTTTTTCACAGATAAATCCTGTTGAACAATATCCACCTAAGAATTGGGAGCTGGGCTTTGCAATTGGTCCAGATTTTACTTTGGGTTCCTTTCAAGGCTCTTTTATATCTATATCAAAGTATTTTACTGAGAATGAAAAGTTGAGATTTGGATTATCCTCAGAATTATCAGCAAGTGAAACAGAAATCAACCTGACCAGGCATCACATGGATACATTGTATGCATCGAACAAATTTCCAGATGAATATAACCGCCGTTTTGTAAGATTTTCGATTCAATATTCAGAATACCTGCCAAAGTCCCGAACAATCAAACCATATTATGTTTTTGGCCCCTTTCTGAGTCTTACATCCAATAACGATACAGATAATTGGATTTCTGGTGATTTAAACACGTCCTATGTTCGTCGTAATAAAACTGAGATGATAATGGTTGGAGTAGGTGTATCGGGAGGAGTAGGCGCTGAATGGGAATTAACGGAGGCTATTTCAATTCATGCGGAATACCAATTTGGCTTTGGTTATTACTGGGGGAACACAGAGACAACATTAACTTCTCACAGAACAAGGTATGGAATGATAGATTCAGAGTCGAAGGTCAGGGAAGTCATGAAGAATGATACTTCTGAATGGTTACTAAAAGGATATGGGGTGCTTTTTGGACTCAGTTTGGCTCTGTAGATTATTTCCTCACCGTCACATTTGCAAGACCATCGGGCAGCCTTGGTTAGGTTCAAAGGTGCTTGCCGATGAAAAGGTGTTTCGATGTTAACGAACAATAAACAATTCAATCATTCAACTGGAATGGAGCAAAAGGCATGAAATGGGTTATATCATTTGTTTTTATACCATTGTTGTGGAGTCCCTCACTCTTACATGGTCAGGAGATGGAAAGGTTTCTTTCGAACCAGCAAATTATTAAGATGATGGAGAAATCACCTACGTCTTATGAAGTAAAAAGTCTGCGAGATCTCGATGGAATACCTCCTGATAAATTACGAAAAGAAATTTTTCCTGACCTGAATCAACTGATTGAATATCCATTAATTGAGGAAGATGATTCTTCATTATCTGTAAGTTCATTTGAATTTGACAGTCTTGCTCTGAGTGTTCTCATGGAGGGTGAAGAGTATTATCAGAGTGGAAACTATCAGAAAGCCCTTTCCTATTATGAAAAGGCCATTCAAATCTCAGAAAAATTCTACATCGCCTATTTGAATGCAGGGGATTGTCACTTGATGCAAGGCAATCTGAGTCAGGCATTGCAATATTATGAAAAGGCTCACGAAATAAATCCATATGACTATCGTACCTCATTTTTCCAGGGTACTGTTTATTTGAGAAACGGTGACTACTCAAATGCAAAAAAGTGTTATATAAAGGCGCTTTCTTTAAAGCCCCGACATCAGAATCTTATGTTTTTACTGAAGAGCAAAGAAAAGGAATTGGGAATCAGGGTTAACAGCAGAAGGTTTGAACCGATAGCTGTTGTAAGAAAAGAGGGAGATGGAGTGGCTATTTACGTGGATGAAGACAGGGAACCCTTTTGGATCTCATATGCCTTTGCCAAGTCAATTTGGATTGGTGAGAAAGATTATCGGTCTAGAATCAGTGCATCAAATGATAGCGGATGGAATTCGAGGGCAGAGAAACAGGCGATCCTCTCAATGTTGGAAACCTATATGATCATGATAGAGGAGGATCCCAAAAACCGTAATGAGTATTGTGAATTAATTCTTAAAATAGCGAATGATGGTTATCTGGATGAGTTTATCCTGTATGAAATAGCATCTCAGATGAATCCGAATATTGTTCTTTCCGTTCCCGGCAAATACAAAGACAGAATAAGAGAATATGTAGAAAGGTACGTCATAACCGATTTAAATTAAATGGTAATTTATTTACATTCACGCGGATGCATTCTGTCTGATATCCGGGATTCCTGTCTGTGAGAACAGGTTGATTCGTGCTGGCTGGGTACAGGTGGTATCAGATAACCGTGACAGACCTTTCTGAAAATGCTCCGTTCTCTAAGCCTGCTGCCATGACCTGATAAGGTGTATTCTTTATTCCGGAGGGTGATGCAATGGAACATACTCAGGAGCCGAAATCGAAGCTGTTAAAATTAATCGCGGGTCGGCTCATGATTGGTATTCCCATCCTGATCGGACTTTTGTTTCTTCCGGCTGGGACCTGGGCATACCGGGAGGCCTGGTTCTATCTTCTCACGCTGCTGATTCCCATGTCGTTGATTCTGGTTTATTTTCTGAAAAAGGATCCGGCACTTCTGATCCGACGGATGAAAACCGGAGAGAAAGAACCCACCCAGAAATTGATTGTCAGGCTTGCTCTCATTCCCTTCCTGCTGGCTTTCATTTTGCCTGGTCTGGATCATCGGTTCGGCTGGTCCTCTGTTCCGGATCCGGTAGTGGTTGTGGCGACCGTCTGTATCCTTTTGGGGTATCTCCTGTTTTTTCTGGTTTTGAAAGAAAACCGGTTTGCTTCACGGGTAATCGAAGTCGTGAATGAACAGCGTGTTATTCAAAGCGGACCCTATCGCCTGATTCGTCATCCGATGTATCTGGGCGCCATACTGATTTATGTGGCCTCTCCGGTTGCCCTGGGGTCCAATTGGGCCCTTTTACCAGCCGTCGGAATTATTCCTGTTCTGATGGCCCGGATTGTAAATGAGGAGCAGGTGCTTACCAGAGAACTGCGCGGATACCAGGAATACAAGGAAATAACACGCTACCGTCTGCTACCGGGTATCTGGTAGGTACCGTATGGCTTCTGATCTGCCGTTTCCAGTGAAAGGTGCTGAATTTTTATGATACTTTGTTTCTTAATTCAGGTTCTTGCTGGCATTCCTGCGGAAAGTGCAGAAAACGAGGGCTTTGCCATCCTTGATCTGGCCAAATCAACTTCATTTACTTTCTATCAGGACCGGGCATGCACAGATGAATTCACTACTCTTTTTGCGGAGGCTGATTCAACCGGAATCCCGGAATGGAGATCAGCTAGTCAACCAGACGTGAATTGGTTTGGTTGTTATGTAAATGAGTTGGCTTATTGGATTGTGTACCTGCGTGTTTTCACAGTTTCGGACCACGCCCTTGAAGTGGAAGTTAATGTGAAAACCGGACAACGGCTCTGGATAAAGAAGAGTCCGGCGGTTGTATATAAAAAGTGGCTGGAATTCCTGGTGGACCATGTGGTTGTTGCAGAGATTCCGGATTCATCGATGGTCGCCTTCTATAAGGAACCGGATGAAAACAGTGAACGCCTGGCTTTTCCTGCGGTGAAATGCTACTCTATCCTTGAGGGGAAGGGAAATTATGTTAACTATCTGGAAGTATTCTTTGCGATGAGACTGAAAGAGACCTGGGGTGGATCCGGTGGAACAAGGAAGGAAAACTGATGCTGAAACTTTTCTTTATTGAATAGGAGTCTGCTCCTTGCTCAGGAAGGCTGAATGCAGGAAGAATCTGAACACAGAATACAAGAAAGAAATCCAGAGGAACGAATGATTCTGATGAAAAGAAAATTAATTTCGAGCGGATCCGATTTTGAATCCAGAATCGGTTACTCACGTGCCGTGGTGGATGGGCCGTATGTTTTTGTGGCGGGTACAACCGGATTTGATTATTCCACCATGACCATTCCAGAGGATGTCGTGGATCAGGCCGATCAATGTTTCAGGAATATTGAGAAGGCATTACAGGAGGCAGGAAGCAATCTGAATGATGTGGTCCGTGTGCTGTACATTTTCCCCGAGCGATCTGATTTTGAGCGTTGCTGGCCGATCTTTCAAAAGTATTTTGGAGTCTGCCGTCCTGCAGCCACCATGATCGTGGCGGGATTGTATGACGAGCGGATGAAGGTGGAAATTGAAGTGACGGCAAGAATCAGGGAATACTGACCGATTTTTTTGTGATAGCGTTAAAGAGAAAGGCCGACGTACATAAAGATCTACCATTGTCTTGGATCCCGATACACCATATATTTAAAAAACTTGTTCCATACTATCATCATTCACTATATCAAGTTCGGGACAGATGCAAATATTCAGATACTGCTATAACATAAAGGACCCTTTTTCGTATGAGGGACTTTCTGAGACTTTGTGTACTCTAAAATATTCGAATCGGTGAGGTTACCGATACTGAAACATGGGACAGAGACAATAATGAAGTCGACATATTAACTAAAAGAATGGAGAAATTGACATGAAACCGTATTTCCACGTAATGATCCTGCTTATTTCAGCAAGTGTGCTTAGCGGATGCGCGACAGTTTTCAAAGGATACACGGGTGAGTTTGAGATAAGAAATGTGCCGGATAGTTTGCAGATCACAACAATTGATGGCGTCAAACTACCTCTGGCAAATAAGCCGAAAAAAATAAGTTCAAAAATGGTGAGAGATGAGAATGGAACCAGAGTGGTTTCCACCTTTGCGCCAACTGAGGGTGTAAAAATTGTAAAGTTACCAGCAAAAAAGGATTATGTGTTACTTCTGAACGCCAATGGTGAAGAGAAGCGACTTCAGTTGGTCCCCCGTCTTGGCTTGGGTTGGTTTGCTCTTGATTTGATTTGTTTTGGATTCCCCCTTATTCCGGATTTCATTACCGGTAACTGGTATTACTATGAGGATGTGGATTATAAAGAGCTTCCATAAGACATTGAAAAAGGCGGTGTCGGATTAGAGCTACCTGAAGTAATTTCTTACTGGAATGGTCTGATGGATCAACAGATCTGTTATTGAAAGCAACAAACAAGCATATCATACAAGCAAATATTACGAAAAGGATTATCGGTATTCTGAATTATTTAT
The nucleotide sequence above comes from Bacteroidota bacterium. Encoded proteins:
- a CDS encoding isoprenylcysteine carboxylmethyltransferase family protein; the protein is MIGIPILIGLLFLPAGTWAYREAWFYLLTLLIPMSLILVYFLKKDPALLIRRMKTGEKEPTQKLIVRLALIPFLLAFILPGLDHRFGWSSVPDPVVVVATVCILLGYLLFFLVLKENRFASRVIEVVNEQRVIQSGPYRLIRHPMYLGAILIYVASPVALGSNWALLPAVGIIPVLMARIVNEEQVLTRELRGYQEYKEITRYRLLPGIW
- a CDS encoding energy transducer TonB, whose protein sequence is MKILLLILLPLSLFSCVAITKMKDSSDTKLEKTSVAVVDTTKEYEIADTLPEMKKGLSELASRLVIPTEFLNSGLENGTVVVRALIGINGKVIKTSIIKSLGYGCDEQVVSALNETPFSPGVIKGTAVKVWITIPIRFKK
- a CDS encoding RidA family protein, with the translated sequence MKRKLISSGSDFESRIGYSRAVVDGPYVFVAGTTGFDYSTMTIPEDVVDQADQCFRNIEKALQEAGSNLNDVVRVLYIFPERSDFERCWPIFQKYFGVCRPAATMIVAGLYDERMKVEIEVTARIREY
- a CDS encoding tetratricopeptide repeat protein, whose product is MKWVISFVFIPLLWSPSLLHGQEMERFLSNQQIIKMMEKSPTSYEVKSLRDLDGIPPDKLRKEIFPDLNQLIEYPLIEEDDSSLSVSSFEFDSLALSVLMEGEEYYQSGNYQKALSYYEKAIQISEKFYIAYLNAGDCHLMQGNLSQALQYYEKAHEINPYDYRTSFFQGTVYLRNGDYSNAKKCYIKALSLKPRHQNLMFLLKSKEKELGIRVNSRRFEPIAVVRKEGDGVAIYVDEDREPFWISYAFAKSIWIGEKDYRSRISASNDSGWNSRAEKQAILSMLETYMIMIEEDPKNRNEYCELILKIANDGYLDEFILYEIASQMNPNIVLSVPGKYKDRIREYVERYVITDLN